The genome window CCTCATAAACACAATGCACCCATCCCCGCCTCCTATTGCGCTCGACagcctcgccggcgacctcaccgccgtgagTGCCCACCACcgcgccgtggaccggccacccCAGGCACCCTCCGGCCAAATTGGCCCTACCCCCATGATCCCCTACCCCCGCCCGTGCCACGCCACCACTCCTCCGTCGCAAAACCGGGCtcccggcggagaaccgccgcggaccTCACCGGCAGTCGAGCCCGACCAGTTCGCCCCCCTCCGTCGCCCGCTCCACGCCGTTACCCCCCCTTCCCtcgctgacatgtgggcccgcgccCACAGCGTCCGCCCGCGCCGCTTTGCTCCTccgtgggccggctgggccgcctgCTCGCGCTCGCTGGGCCGAAATTCTCCCCCCGGCCCAGCTAGCTgagaattccttttctttttcctttttccatttctttttcccatttatatatatatactgaTATTTTATGCTCCAAAAATAGtttaataaattatagggcacaaaaataataatgtataataattggcacaccccaccaagtcaccatgattgatgtattgttccttatctgtgtttgttagcggaagtgggatccgatcctccagaaTTTGTAGCTCCGAAAGAAGGGCTAGAACCCGACCCCTCTGaaatagatcttttgtgccaggaaagcttcaacgaaggcaagtccatccttcccttgatgcataatttacctattctttctaccactacctaagccggtatTAAGGGATGGAACATTTGCATTGTGagtagagagatagcccgcattaacaaacatcttttgagtacaaatTGTGGGATAGGAAAAGGGCAGTGTTTTGACTAagcgatgttttcaaaaagtgtgcgatgaagggtattcaccctcatcaccttgtgagtgggatgatcagggactccctggtttaggggagggcctaaggtgatggctcagctggtttaggtgtgagcagaaggattgtcccctcatataaggaccggtttgtcatccttcactacctgtactcatgctaagtacaaccacttgagactgtatgggcaatcactcaatctgaactcgtacggtccaaccctagggttatgaaggctggggagcaccgggaggataaggagggggaatgttttgtccggtttggacatggtggtggccagactcctttcggtataaccgttaaggttaggacgtgcgaggaaagaaagagattcggattcagatctcattggccatgagattgcagagccggactagtgggtaaagtgtacccctctgcgcagagttcaaacctattcgaatagtccgtgtccactggaatggacgagtctggtgtggtatgacaattagtgttttacaacctccgtgaacagagaaatgtgtgtgtatgagtgtgtttttggaaatgaaaacgatgccatgggagcgagaagctcagtggtggttgagtattgtgttatttctatttctttgggAAAAACCCTAAAAGTACTGTCTTTctgtgagaaaaagaagagtgacttcaactccaccatatagagcatgtatgatataggtccctttctctttacgggagcgggatgggcttgcggaatacctagtgtattcacccagatttatttatgttttctagcagctgaagactttttttctgctatgcttgattgagggggttgtgtctgtacccagttctgcctgtggcttgggctagtttatcttctactgcgctttgtatttctggctctctcgagcttgtactctggtattgtaataacatttattcgaactctgtactatttgaagtaaggaatgcggttactagcctcctgggactagtaattgtatcacatttgagtcccaaaggatcaggaCGCTTCATGTCGTCTTTTCCTCTTAGAGATGTGTTGCACACATCGCTTGATTCTTTGTTTGCTTCTTGTTATGTGCTTCAGATGTTCTGAGGTGATTTGACTATCACTGATGCTGAAGCTACTACCACCTTTTTTAGCCTACAAAGATCACTATGATAAAAGTCATTATCCTGAAACAAACCCGAAGATATTTAAGGCTTATTAGTTTGAGATCCTTTGGCAAAGACACACCCCAACTTCTGGTTTAGCTTATATCATCCCCATTGACACATTCCATCCTACACCTCTATCATTCTTTGTGTTGCTTATGGCCTTGTAGCTTGCTTTAAGATCCTTCTTGTCTTGAAGTTGTTGCTTTGTGAAATGTGCTAGGGGAACTTCTCATTGAACTGACTAGTGATGCTTCTCCAACCACCTGAGTTCCAACCATTTTCCCTTTAAATTGGGCATCAACCTTGTGCTCAATTAATACTTCAATTAAACCCTTCTCATATAAGAAGTCCCAATTCACCCTAGATGCTTCTTCTGCCATTACTATATTAAACTGCACGTAATAAATTAAATTATGTGCAACAAGTACATAAATATGATATAAATATTAGGTGCACCAAGTACATAAATAATGATACAAATATTTGGTGCATCAAGTACATAAATAATGACACAAATGTTATCACATCAAGTAAACATTGTGGGTAACCCACATCTACATCGCAATGTGATGCCTAAAACTATTTTCATCAACAGATTTTGAGCCAGCAAGGTAGTTGACTTCCTTCTAGGACATCGACATATTGGGACAATTTAATGTGGCTTGGGAGGTGATCTAGTAACCTTTCCTGACCATTATGCTTTTTTTAATTATATTATGAAAGACACATGCTGCCGTTGGAATCCTATTTTGAGACTCAATAGGACAGAAGGTTATGACTTTTAGAATAGGGAACATCTTCTTCAAGACACCTATAGGCCTCTCTATGATTCCGAAGGACTACATGCCGATGGTTGAAGAGCTCTTTGTAGTTGGCACAAGAATATTGACTCCTAAACTCgtttagggcttgtttgggagcaagGATACCAGAGAGGATTGGAAGAAATAAAACCCCTCGCTATTCAATTTCGAATAACAAGGGAAtttagcccctccaatcccctccgTTATCCTTGCTCCCAAACAATCTCTTAAGTGGCACCGAACTCCTCAATAAGGAGCAATTAATGGTGTATTTGCATATCCACTATCTATAAGATAAAACTTTTTATTCTAGCACATGGAATCCCCCTACCAAGAGTTGAACGAAGAACCCCGACATCTGATGTGGATCCTTTCCATCCACACGAAATAAAGGTAAAGTTTAGATAAAAATTACAAGCTACCATAATGTTTTGGGATAAAGACCCTTTTCTATTTCTATATGGAGCGACATGTCTTCTAAAACAGTGATAGGAATATAAGTACCATCTATAGCACCAATGCAATTTTGCATGTTAGGAAAGAGAGATAAAGCAATTAGAGACCTAAATTCCTAAGAAGGAATTATAAATTCTTGAGTTTTATACCTACATAGAAAGCATGAAACTAGAGTCGGTTACAATTTTAACATGAGTACAGATCTACTTGTCAAGACTGAAATTATATCGAGCGAATTGCAAACCTAATTCGTTTATCTTTTGGTGACTATACACCAAGGTTTTACCGGCAATAATCGGCGGTAAACCGCCCAGTTCCCCAAAACCACGCGATCCCCGGGAACAGTTCTCCCTGATTTTTTAAATTTCGTTCTAAATTCAAAAAGTGGAAAAAAAAGATAAACACAGAAAAACATACAATAAAGGTCTAAATGTTTTTATGGTATATCTCATATTTATTTTTAAATTAGTTGCATTTTAGTTAAAAACAATGAAAATTACCGGTTTCTCGTCGAGAAATCTTCGAAAACCGTTTTGTTTAGATTTGAAAGCACGGATCGGTCAAAAAATTGAAAAACCCACGAAAACCAGTTTCTCGATGAAATTTGGCGGTTTCCCAGGTGGTTTACCAGTTTAATGTCGATTTTTTGAATTTGAAATATCAAACCGATCCCGGTTTTTAGAGGTTTTGAACTCTAAACGGTACGGTGAACCCTGGTGTACAAACTACTCACCATGAATTTTCGGCCCAAAATAAACCATTCCTTTTTTATCTGCAAAATGCAAGGTCTAGTCTAGTACACACTCGACTTGCAATATACAACACGCTTGTGGCCTGAAGAACGGAAGAACTCGGACTCGAGCACCCCGAAGCGAGCCACCGCCGATCTGCTCCTCCTGAGTCCTGACCCTCCTCCGTGCGCTGCGCAGGCATGAGGCTCCTCCTCGTCGGCGCCCTACTCCTATGTGCCACCGCGGCGGTGGAGTCCAAGCCGCCCCTCGACACCCTGGGCATACCCCCGCAAGGTTCAACCGGATCTGTCCACGCCTGCTCTGCTATTTCTTTCCATCTTTCCCTGTTTCCTTCGGTCGATGCGTTTCTTGATTCAACGTTTCTGGGGGTTGCAGATGAGGCGTACTACAGAGGCGGCGTGATTAAATGCAGGGACGGATCAGGCAGGTTCTCCCGGGAGCAGCTCAACGACGACTTCTGCGACTGCCCCGACGGCACCGACGAGCCCGGTACTGCCTCATTCTCCTTATTTGAATGGATTTCTCTATTCATCGTGTAGATTTCTTGTTTTTGTGTGTGTGTCATGACATCACTATGTGTTTGTTGTTGTTGGAACTGTAGGAATACAGATACAGTTATGTAGCTGAATTATGACTCTTGCATGCAGGGACATCTGCGTGCCCTGAGGCGAAGTTCTACTGCAAGAATGCAGGCCACACTCCAGTCACGATCTTCTCATCACGAGTGAATGACGGCATTTGTGGTAAGAGGATCATAATTGTTGGCATTGTTAGATTCATTGCTTACTTGTTTTGTTAAATAAAGATGCATGTGCAAGGTACAATACAGACTGTGAAAGTCGTTGGAGCTCTTGTTTTGTGTATCATGGCGCTTTTGGTGAAACCCCACTAGGCGATTAATTCTCTGTATTTGCACCTTCCCTCCTAGATTGCTGTGATGGGAGTGATGAATATGACAGCAATATCACCTGTAAGAACACTTGCTGGGAGGCTGGCAAAGCGGCAAGGGAGAAATTGAAGAAGAAAGTCGCTACATACAAAAGTGGTGTAGTTATTCGGAATCAGGAAGTTGAGAGGGCAAAAGAGGCTTATGCTAAAGACGAAGCAGAGTTAGCAAAATTGAAGGGTGAAGAGAAAATACTCCAAGGACTTGTTGACAAACTCAAAGGTGTGGTCTTTGTATCCATTGGTATTGAGCCATTTGTCAAATAGTGGTATATCAAACAAATGTTTGGTGTTTGTAGCTTTGTTGTTGAAATAAGTCCTTCCATCTATGTAGAGCAAAAGAGACTTATAGAGAAGGCAGAGGAAGAAGAACGTTTAAGAAAAGAGAAGGAAGAGAAGAGAATAAAAGAAGCTGAAAAGCAAGCTGCTGATGAAAAGGGAACACCTGATGCCTCTCCGGATGTAGATTCTAAGGAAACTCATGACCATGTGCAAGAAGATGAAAACAAGGTTGGCATTTCTTTCTGTTTTAGTGTTATGCTTATTATACATCAAACAACTGTATGCATTAAGTATCAAATCATTTACATCAGTAATGAGGAATCTGTATTTGGTTTTATCTTTATAATTCCCTTATATCATTTGCTAAAACAATAACACCTTATAGTGTTACATGTGCCCTGGACACTGGTGTTTCCATTATTCCTGTTTAATATTATGTGAAATCACAGTTCAGAAGGATGCTCCATTACTGTAAAACATAGATAATATAACCATTGTTGAACATGGGCAGTAATCCGAAATGTAGATGTTTACTGGATAGTTCAACTGCAACATATAGATCTTTGCTATCACATCGTTTCGTTTGTTGGACATAGGTAGCCGAAGAGCATGATGTACATGCAACGGACCATGATAATCATGCAACAGACCATGATAATCATGCAGCAGAAAGCGGAGCATCTGTTGAGCAGGTATATTTTGAGCTTTCAACATCAacatagccttttagtcccaagcaagttggggtaggctagagttgaaacccaacaagatgtcaccaaaaagagaaagagagagaaaggagaGGGGAAAAACTTTTGAGAGCACTAAAAGGAAAAAAAGCCTAATCATGGTTCGGGCACGTGGATAGCTTCTTTCCAAGCACTTCTATCCAAACACAACTTCATTGGGATATTTCATTCTTTCAAGTCCCTTTTGATTGTCTCCTTCCATGTCAAGTTttgtcgacctctacctctcttcacattattgtcCCGTCTTATGATGTCTCTATGCACCGGTGCCTCTGGGGTTCTTCGGTGGACATGCTCAAACCATTTTAACCGGTGTTGaataagcttttcttcaattggcGCTACTCCTAGCCGATCGTGTATGTCATCGTTTCTCACTCGGTCCAATCTTGTGTGCCCACATATCCAACACAACATACACATCTCTgcgacacttagttgttggatatTTTGAGCTTTGATATTACAAAATCAATAAGTGTGTTTAGGCAAAAGTAATACTAGGATGAGTGATCTCCCAGGAAGTCCTCGTGTTATATTCTCTTGTTACGAAATCAATAGTCTGATTGCTATCATGTCTTGTGAAATTGACCAATAATATTATTTTGGGTTGATATATTTTACAGCAGGGTTCTGTAAACAAAGATGACATTAGCGTTGAAGCTGGAACTTTAGATGAATTGCTGCACAAGGAGTCTGCAGTACCTACATTAGAGAAGGTTATACATTAACCacattccagattgtttatgtcaTTTCCCTTTTTTATTTACTGTGTCATGTTCTATGATAGAATTGATCTTTTCTTATCTTAGAGTTAAACCTGTATAAAAACACTTTACTTCTAGCCTTTTAGTGCTATGCTCTCATCTTAGGCTGTCTCCAGTAGCTACCCTATCACATTCCCTATCTCAtcccctatttcaaacttcactctacaaACAGTGTCAATCCCCTATTTTACACGATCTGCCGCGGACAACCTTATAACTTGTATAACAATATTGTCACATTACCATAGTTTTTAAGACGGTAAGGCGATTGATCCCCTTTTTACCTTTTAAGTGGTAAAACATAAGTGATGTGTGGTCATTGTAGTTAATTTACTTAGATGCAAGTTGCTTTAACCAGTGAGCTTTGGCTATTCTTTGTAGCAACTTAttcttggaagatatgttgatttCATGTCTAAGGGTGATGTAAGCTATTTAAATCTCAGTTGGCATATCCTATTGATTATTTTCAAATGCTTAGTTatcttttttctcgaacacgcaggcgAGCTGCATATCTTTATAATAAGAGAAATAAAAAGAGCCAATACAAAAAAAACATCCTCTCACTGCTTAGTTATATGTTGTCTAGATCCTGACATCTCAGACAGTGTttacaagtcgtccgactaatcgcgattagtcgggctggtcGCCTGGAAGAGGGCGATTAGGAGGACGACGCGAGTAGGGTTTCTAGTCGTCGACGTGGGCGATTAGTCGTCTGGTCGAACGCTTCCTGGTCGTTTTTGGTCGTTGCAATTTTGGTACTGGACTTCACTCTGGTTTTTGGCCCATCTACAGTAGCTCGCCCCTCCAAAAACCCTTCCAACCGCCAGAACCCTTCCCAGCCGCCAGAAACCCTACTCCTCTCCTCTGTCCTCTCTGGTTTCTGCCGACGTCTCTGCTCCAGCCTCCAAGTGCTCCAGCCGTCCAGTACTCCAGTGCTCTGGTGTCTGTCAGCTAGTCAAGAATTGAAGATGAGCTCGTCATCTGAAGGTAGCACCTGCTCTCCCTTCTCTGATTATCTCCCAGTCTCCCTTCCCTTTCCCTCTATTACCTCTGCAGCGCCCGGAAGATAGCAGTCATCTGGTATCTCCCAGTAGGCAGTAGCCCAATACCCAGTAGTTACAGTGCTACTAATTATGCCTATATTATTGCAGAAATGCAGTGTTTATATAGTtaatatatagttatatacataTGCATATGTCCTTAAATCTATAGGACGACTAACGGACTACCAGAGGTCGACCAGGACCGATTAGGTCGATTAATCGTcgccctaatcgcgattagtcgcctGGTCACCCCTCTCACTCGACCAGCTGGTCGCCCGACTTGTAAACATTGATCTCAGATAATACATCTGTTCCAGCACTTAGTGTTTGCACATCATCCATCTTTAGTTACACTGTTACACTTGATCAAGACTAGTTACTCCCTCCAAGAATAGAATCTTGCTTCCTGAGAAGTTAGGTAATCATAAGTTCGACTAGGTTTATAGAAAATAGTATCATTTTTGTATCTTTAGATATGTTTATTATGAACATGCATTCCATGATTAATTTAGTGATACTTAGGAGTAGTTTTTATATATTTGGTCAAAATTGAGATTGTTTGACTTCTCCAAAACCGAGACTCCCATTCTTTTCATGATAGAGGGAGTAACACTTACTAGGGACATTATTATTGCTATCAGTTATGCTGGCAATAGCATGATTTGATTCAGCAATAATTCTTGTTATTGTTTTTGGGAATGTGCCACAGTATATGAAGCATGTTTTGCTGAATTTCAGGATCATAGCTCTGACAATCCTGAGGGTTTATCAAGAGAAGAGTTAGGTCGCATGGTAGCTTCACGTTGGACTGGAGAAAGTGTAAGTGAGGTTAGTAAAGATGATAAGAAGGGAcatgaagatgagcaagaaataccAGAACCTGCAAAAGAAGCACTTGAAGACGAATTAGAAATTCCAGAACCTGCTGAAGAAAATTATGATGGTTATCATTCAGAAGTTGAGGATGACAGGCATAAATATGAAGATGAAGAGTTTGATCATGAGTCAGAAGATGAATATGTTGATGACCATGATGAGCATGTTGAGTCCTATAAATCTGATGATGACCAGAAAGGTGATCACCATTCAGCTAGTGACATGACTACTTCTTGTTCTGTTTATGTGATTCTGATTTGTTAATGTTTATTTGCTATTCCAGATTTAACTGAGCCAGGACATGCATCGTGGTTGGACAAAATTCAGCAGACTGTACAGAATGTTTTCCAAAAATTCAACTTTTTTAGGACCCCTGTAGATTTGTCAGGTAATTTGTATATAGTGGTTTCTAATCAGTCGATTCTTCATGAGTCATGAGGGTATGTTATAACATTCGCATATCAACTTTTTTTAGAGGCTTCTCGTGTTCGTAAGGAGTATGACGATGCCAACTCAAAGCTTTCAAAAATTCAGTCTAAGATATCCAATTTAGCTGAGAAGCTAAAACATGATTTTGGTAAGTTAATTTGAAACTCTGTTCACTATGTGGTTGGCTGCCATAATGATTTTTATAGTTTGTTGTTTGTACTTCACACCTAAAGTTGTTTCTGATTGTCAGATGTAATTTTCCCTTTGCAAAAGCTCTATCAGTCTATTGTCTTGTTCTTCCATAGACTGGCAATCGTTGACATTCTGGTGGACTGTGCTGCCATCAAAACACTTAAATAACAACCATAAAAAATTTGATGATGAAATGCCTCCAATATAAATAAAGAACATCCGTTTCTAATTTCTGCTGAATATACATTTTGGTCTATGAGCTGAGAATCCTCGAGTTACAGAATTTAACTTTGCATTCCAAAATCCAAATACCTTCAGTACATCTTAGTTCTTTACCTTTGAACTGTGAGTTCAGCAGAACAAATATTTTTTTATCTTTGCATTTTTTTGTCCTGTGCTATGAGTTAATAGCTGCTCTAGATGTGCTTCGTCTTGTTTATTAGTCTAATTATCTAGATGATACATTTCTTCTGTAGAGTATGTCCATGGAATCAGATTTAATTTTAAACACATTATTGTTATTAGGCAAAGACAAGGAGTTCTATTCCTTTTATGATCAGTGCTTTGAGACCAAGGAAGGAAAGTATGTATATTATCATCCAATCTTTTTTGTCTGCCCCTTCTGTTTTTATTGCTTTTTATTATTTGGTTCTAATTTATGAACTGGTATCCTTATGGATAGGTATACTTACAAGGTCTGTGCATATAAGAAAGCATCACAGGCTGAAGGGCACAGTTCCACCAACCTGGGGtatgcttctcgttcttctttctTTGCTGAAATCTCATAATTTTCTATTTGTAAGTTAATCATACTTTTTGTATGTTGCTGCTGTGTTTTTTTCTAATAATGATTGAGCCTACTGTTTATTGAAAGGGTTATAGTGATATTTTGTGGACCTACATGGGCAAAAATTCTCATTATCCTTTTAAATTGTTGTGAAAGGGCCTcttgctgagttggttaggtggtctgagactctgagtagcactccttaggTATTGACTTGGACTTTTTGTGGGAGT of Zea mays cultivar B73 chromosome 8, Zm-B73-REFERENCE-NAM-5.0, whole genome shotgun sequence contains these proteins:
- the LOC100279808 gene encoding glucosidase 2 subunit beta-like isoform X2, with the translated sequence MRLLLVGALLLCATAAVESKPPLDTLGIPPQDEAYYRGGVIKCRDGSGRFSREQLNDDFCDCPDGTDEPGTSACPEAKFYCKNAGHTPVTIFSSRVNDGICDCCDGSDEYDSNITCKNTCWEAGKAAREKLKKKVATYKSGVVIRNQEVERAKEAYAKDEAELAKLKGEEKILQGLVDKLKEQKRLIEKAEEEERLRKEKEEKRIKEAEKQAADEKGTPDASPDVDSKETHDHVQEDENKQGSVNKDDISVEAGTLDELLHKESAVPTLEKDHSSDNPEGLSREELGRMVASRWTGESVSEVSKDDKKGHEDEQEIPEPAKEALEDELEIPEPAEENYDGYHSEVEDDRHKYEDEEFDHESEDEYVDDHDEHVESYKSDDDQKDLTEPGHASWLDKIQQTVQNVFQKFNFFRTPVDLSEASRVRKEYDDANSKLSKIQSKISNLAEKLKHDFGKDKEFYSFYDQCFETKEGKYTYKVCAYKKASQAEGHSSTNLGRWDKFEESYRVMHFSGGDKCWNGPDRSLKVRLRCGLSNELNDVDEPSRCEYVAVLSTPALCVEEKLKELQNKLDAMSSKQPGHDEL
- the LOC100279808 gene encoding Glucosidase 2 subunit beta-like precursor: MRLLLVGALLLCATAAVESKPPLDTLGIPPQDEAYYRGGVIKCRDGSGRFSREQLNDDFCDCPDGTDEPGTSACPEAKFYCKNAGHTPVTIFSSRVNDGICDCCDGSDEYDSNITCKNTCWEAGKAAREKLKKKVATYKSGVVIRNQEVERAKEAYAKDEAELAKLKGEEKILQGLVDKLKEQKRLIEKAEEEERLRKEKEEKRIKEAEKQAADEKGTPDASPDVDSKETHDHVQEDENKVAEEHDVHATDHDNHATDHDNHAAESGASVEQQGSVNKDDISVEAGTLDELLHKESAVPTLEKDHSSDNPEGLSREELGRMVASRWTGESVSEVSKDDKKGHEDEQEIPEPAKEALEDELEIPEPAEENYDGYHSEVEDDRHKYEDEEFDHESEDEYVDDHDEHVESYKSDDDQKDLTEPGHASWLDKIQQTVQNVFQKFNFFRTPVDLSEASRVRKEYDDANSKLSKIQSKISNLAEKLKHDFGKDKEFYSFYDQCFETKEGKYTYKVCAYKKASQAEGHSSTNLGRWDKFEESYRVMHFSGGDKCWNGPDRSLKVRLRCGLSNELNDVDEPSRCEYVAVLSTPALCVEEKLKELQNKLDAMSSKQPGHDEL
- the LOC100279808 gene encoding glucosidase 2 subunit beta-like isoform X1 — encoded protein: MRLLLVGALLLCATAAVESKPPLDTLGIPPQDEAYYRGGVIKCRDGSGRFSREQLNDDFCDCPDGTDEPGTSACPEAKFYCKNAGHTPVTIFSSRVNDGICDCCDGSDEYDSNITCKNTCWEAGKAAREKLKKKVATYKSGVVIRNQEVERAKEAYAKDEAELAKLKGEEKILQGLVDKLKEQKRLIEKAEEEERLRKEKEEKRIKEAEKQAADEKGTPDASPDVDSKETHDHVQEDENKVAEEHDVHATDHDNHATDHDNHAAESGASVEQGSVNKDDISVEAGTLDELLHKESAVPTLEKDHSSDNPEGLSREELGRMVASRWTGESVSEVSKDDKKGHEDEQEIPEPAKEALEDELEIPEPAEENYDGYHSEVEDDRHKYEDEEFDHESEDEYVDDHDEHVESYKSDDDQKDLTEPGHASWLDKIQQTVQNVFQKFNFFRTPVDLSEASRVRKEYDDANSKLSKIQSKISNLAEKLKHDFGKDKEFYSFYDQCFETKEGKYTYKVCAYKKASQAEGHSSTNLGRWDKFEESYRVMHFSGGDKCWNGPDRSLKVRLRCGLSNELNDVDEPSRCEYVAVLSTPALCVEEKLKELQNKLDAMSSKQPGHDEL